In Vibrio lentus, a single genomic region encodes these proteins:
- the zapB gene encoding cell division protein ZapB: MSFEVLEQLEAKIQTAVDTIALLQMEVEELKEEKEALATEAGELKASRHDLEQKTQQMQEEHSAWQDRIRNLLGKMDDVE, from the coding sequence ATGTCTTTTGAAGTACTAGAGCAGCTAGAAGCAAAAATTCAAACAGCAGTAGATACAATTGCACTTCTTCAAATGGAAGTGGAAGAGCTTAAAGAAGAGAAAGAAGCACTAGCAACAGAAGCTGGTGAGCTAAAAGCAAGCCGTCACGACCTAGAGCAAAAAACTCAGCAAATGCAGGAAGAGCACTCTGCATGGCAAGATCGCATCCGTAACCTTCTAGGTAAAATGGATGACGTTGAGTAA
- a CDS encoding DUF805 domain-containing protein, producing MSMKDLLLSFKGRIGRKTYWIWNIFYYIAITGFATGISVLFPAYSYLLLPIFLLLLVIPDLAVTAKRWHDRNKSNYWLLLNVPLVLGRLASPMAATTTEPVSPIHMVATVAALVCGLWILVECGLMKGTEGRNDYGEDPV from the coding sequence ATGTCGATGAAAGATTTACTGCTCTCTTTCAAAGGGAGAATTGGTCGTAAGACTTACTGGATTTGGAATATTTTCTACTATATCGCGATTACTGGTTTTGCCACCGGTATCTCGGTTTTGTTCCCAGCATACTCCTATCTCCTGTTACCAATCTTCCTTCTATTACTTGTTATTCCAGATCTTGCCGTTACCGCTAAGCGCTGGCATGACCGCAACAAGTCGAACTACTGGCTATTGCTGAATGTACCGCTCGTACTCGGGCGACTTGCATCACCTATGGCTGCGACTACGACAGAGCCAGTATCGCCTATTCACATGGTGGCAACGGTTGCTGCACTCGTGTGTGGTTTGTGGATCTTGGTAGAGTGCGGTTTGATGAAAGGCACTGAAGGCCGTAATGATTACGGTGAAGATCCAGTTTAA
- the glpX gene encoding class II fructose-bisphosphatase — protein MKRDLAMSFSRVTEGAALAGYKWLGRGDKNAADGAAVEVMRSLLNKTEISGEIVIGEGEIDDAPMLYIGENVGIGGDAVDIAVDPIEGTRMTAMGQSNALAVLAAGEKGSFLKAPDMYMEKLVVGPGAKGVIDLELPLTENLENIAKALGKTLDTLVVTTLAKPRHDQVIADMQAMGVRVFAVPDGDVAASILTCMPDSEVDVMYCIGGAPEGVVSAAVIRALDGDMHARLLPRHEVKGNTEENRKHGELELERCAEMGVTAGIVLKMEDMARSDNVVFSATGITKGDLLEGITRTGNIATTETLLIRGRCRTIRRIKSIHYLERKDPEVIGHIL, from the coding sequence ATGAAACGCGATTTAGCAATGTCATTCTCTCGTGTCACTGAAGGTGCAGCGCTAGCTGGTTACAAGTGGCTTGGCCGCGGCGATAAAAACGCTGCAGATGGCGCTGCTGTAGAAGTAATGCGTAGCCTACTGAACAAAACCGAAATTAGCGGTGAGATCGTTATTGGCGAAGGTGAAATCGATGATGCACCTATGCTATACATCGGCGAAAACGTCGGTATTGGCGGTGATGCTGTAGATATCGCCGTTGACCCAATTGAAGGGACACGCATGACAGCAATGGGCCAATCAAATGCATTGGCGGTATTGGCTGCTGGCGAAAAAGGCAGCTTCCTTAAAGCGCCTGACATGTACATGGAGAAATTAGTTGTTGGCCCTGGCGCAAAAGGCGTGATTGACCTAGAACTGCCACTGACAGAAAACCTAGAAAACATTGCGAAAGCACTAGGTAAAACACTCGATACACTAGTAGTAACCACTCTTGCTAAACCACGTCATGATCAAGTAATTGCTGACATGCAGGCGATGGGCGTTCGTGTATTCGCAGTGCCAGATGGTGATGTTGCTGCTTCTATCCTAACGTGTATGCCAGACAGCGAAGTCGACGTAATGTACTGCATCGGTGGTGCTCCTGAAGGTGTCGTGTCAGCTGCGGTTATTCGCGCACTCGACGGCGACATGCACGCACGTCTGCTTCCTCGTCATGAAGTAAAAGGCAATACAGAAGAGAACCGCAAACACGGTGAGCTTGAATTAGAGCGTTGTGCGGAAATGGGCGTAACGGCGGGTATCGTATTGAAGATGGAAGACATGGCTCGTAGCGACAACGTTGTGTTCTCTGCAACGGGTATTACTAAGGGTGACCTGCTAGAAGGCATCACTCGTACAGGCAATATCGCAACCACAGAAACACTGCTTATCCGTGGCCGCTGTCGTACTATTCGTCGCATCAAGTCTATTCACTACCTAGAGCGTAAAGACCCAGAAGTGATTGGTCACATCCTGTAA
- a CDS encoding 5-carboxymethyl-2-hydroxymuconate Delta-isomerase, whose translation MPNLVLEYSNSVDERVNIQGLLEDLHQVTLNCGLFDVPSVKSRSLRCHNWLVGDEEDNVDFVHISFELLSGRTEEQKRELSRLLMQTLQEQASHIRSLTVNIRDMDKSCFQKVMN comes from the coding sequence ATGCCGAATCTAGTTCTAGAGTACTCAAATTCAGTGGATGAGCGAGTGAATATCCAAGGTTTACTGGAAGACCTTCATCAAGTTACATTAAACTGTGGTTTGTTTGATGTACCTTCTGTGAAGTCTCGTTCACTGCGCTGTCATAACTGGTTGGTCGGTGATGAAGAGGACAATGTGGATTTTGTTCATATTAGCTTCGAGTTACTTTCAGGACGTACCGAAGAACAGAAAAGAGAATTGTCGCGTTTGTTGATGCAAACCCTACAAGAACAGGCAAGCCATATCCGTAGCCTAACGGTCAACATACGAGATATGGATAAAAGTTGCTTTCAGAAAGTGATGAATTAG
- a CDS encoding helix-turn-helix transcriptional regulator: MKTSDKILQTIKRQGAVTAKQLSEEFGMTTMGARQHLQSLEDDGILAFHDVKVKVGRPTRHWSLTQQGHGQFSDRHGELTIQVIDAVENLFGKEGLAKVAAEREQHTLKQYQTALSGCDNLLSKLEKLTQLREEEGYMAELQEQGDHYILIENHCPICKAATRCPSLCQSELNVFKELLKDECHVIRTEHIITGERRCTYTLTPSY, translated from the coding sequence ATGAAAACAAGCGACAAAATCTTACAGACCATTAAGCGTCAAGGCGCGGTAACCGCGAAACAACTGTCAGAAGAATTTGGCATGACGACAATGGGTGCCAGACAGCACCTACAAAGTTTGGAAGATGACGGTATTCTTGCGTTTCATGACGTCAAAGTAAAAGTAGGTCGCCCAACTCGCCATTGGTCACTGACTCAGCAAGGTCATGGTCAATTTTCAGATCGACACGGTGAGCTCACTATTCAAGTGATAGATGCTGTCGAGAACCTGTTTGGTAAAGAGGGGCTAGCTAAAGTGGCCGCTGAACGTGAACAACACACGTTAAAGCAATATCAAACGGCCCTATCTGGCTGCGACAACCTGCTGAGTAAACTTGAAAAGCTAACCCAACTTCGAGAAGAAGAAGGGTATATGGCTGAACTTCAAGAGCAAGGCGATCACTACATCTTGATCGAAAACCACTGCCCTATCTGTAAGGCTGCAACTCGTTGCCCTAGCCTCTGCCAATCAGAACTCAATGTTTTCAAAGAATTACTCAAAGATGAATGTCATGTGATCCGCACTGAGCACATCATTACTGGCGAACGTCGTTGTACTTATACCCTAACGCCAAGTTACTAA
- a CDS encoding DUF3135 domain-containing protein, translated as MGHPQPDQKLPPFDELVQLAKSDPKAFNQFKHEMCEQMICSASETMQDRLRAQQSHIDLVVSRCKNPHHANVVLMQELSCQVCKFQDALQGRCSFEEPLPENVVPFRPNTEPKMY; from the coding sequence ATGGGACATCCACAGCCAGATCAAAAACTGCCCCCCTTTGATGAACTTGTTCAACTCGCGAAAAGCGATCCGAAAGCATTCAATCAATTCAAACACGAGATGTGCGAACAGATGATCTGTTCGGCCTCTGAAACCATGCAAGACAGGCTTCGAGCCCAACAGAGCCACATAGACTTAGTGGTTAGTCGTTGTAAAAACCCGCATCATGCCAATGTCGTGCTGATGCAAGAATTAAGCTGCCAAGTGTGTAAGTTCCAAGATGCGCTTCAAGGTCGTTGCAGTTTTGAAGAGCCTCTGCCTGAAAATGTCGTGCCTTTTAGACCCAATACAGAACCAAAAATGTACTGA
- the tpiA gene encoding triose-phosphate isomerase: MRHPVVMGNWKLNGSKEMVVDLLNGLNAELEGVTGVDVAVAPPALFVDLAERTLTEAGSAIILGAQNSDLNNSGAFTGDMSPAMLKEFGASHIIIGHSERREYHAESDEFVAKKFAFLKENGLTPVLCIGESEAQNEAGETVAVCARQLDAVINTQGVEALEGAIIAYEPIWAIGTGKAATAEDAQRIHAQIRAHIAEKSEDVAKKVVIQYGGSVKPENAAAYFAQPDIDGALVGGAALDAKSFAAIAKAAAEAKA, from the coding sequence ATGCGTCATCCTGTAGTTATGGGTAACTGGAAACTAAACGGCAGCAAAGAAATGGTTGTTGATCTACTAAACGGTCTTAACGCTGAACTTGAAGGCGTAACAGGCGTAGACGTAGCAGTTGCTCCACCAGCACTTTTCGTTGATCTTGCTGAGCGTACGCTTACTGAAGCGGGCAGCGCGATCATCCTAGGTGCTCAAAACTCTGACCTAAACAACAGCGGTGCATTCACTGGCGACATGTCTCCAGCAATGCTTAAAGAGTTCGGCGCATCTCACATCATCATCGGTCACTCTGAGCGTCGTGAATACCACGCTGAGTCTGACGAATTCGTTGCTAAGAAATTCGCATTCCTAAAAGAGAACGGCCTAACTCCAGTTCTTTGTATCGGTGAATCTGAAGCACAAAACGAAGCAGGCGAAACTGTTGCTGTATGTGCACGTCAACTTGACGCTGTTATCAACACTCAAGGTGTTGAAGCTCTTGAAGGCGCGATCATCGCTTACGAACCAATCTGGGCTATCGGTACTGGTAAAGCAGCTACAGCTGAAGATGCACAACGCATCCACGCTCAAATCCGTGCACACATCGCTGAGAAATCTGAAGATGTTGCTAAGAAAGTTGTTATCCAATACGGCGGTTCTGTTAAGCCAGAAAACGCAGCAGCTTACTTCGCACAACCAGACATCGACGGTGCTCTAGTTGGCGGCGCAGCGCTTGACGCGAAAAGCTTCGCAGCTATCGCTAAAGCAGCAGCTGAAGCAAAAGCTTAA